The following proteins are co-located in the Cardiocondyla obscurior isolate alpha-2009 linkage group LG12, Cobs3.1, whole genome shotgun sequence genome:
- the LOC139106997 gene encoding inositol monophosphatase 1 — MSNTLDEYYVEILWLVKQAGSIIREKIYQHKDVLTKSCDVDLVTKWDQEVEKLLIDGISSKYSSHRFIGEESTASGQKVELTDAPTWIIDPIDGTMNFVHGLPHTCISVALLINKVAEIGIVYNPILEQLFTARKGQGAFLNGAPIHVSNEKDLRKALVMIEMGTSRDPEKTKIVLQNLELLAPRVHGIRTLGSAALNLSMVALGGVDVSFEFGIHAWDIAAGDLIVREAGGVTIDPAGGPFDVLSRRVLCASSMELAQQVSKTIVQYYPERD, encoded by the exons ATGTCGAATACGCTGGACGAGTACTACGTCGAAATTTTGTGGCTGGTGAAGCAAGCTGGCTCG ATTATCAGGGAAAAAATTTACCAACATAAAGATGTACTTACGAAATCGTGCGACGTTGACTTGGTCACGAAATGGGATCAAGAGGTAGAGAAACTCTTGATTGATGGAATATCATCTAAATATTCCAGTCACAG GTTTATTGGCGAGGAGAGCACTGCCTCGGGACAAAAAGTTGAATTGACGGATGCCCCAACATGGATAATCGATCCCATCGATGGCACAATGAATTTCGTTCACGGCTTACCGCACACCTGCATCTCGGTTGCGCTGCTTATTAATAAAGTCGCGGAAATAGGAATAGTGTACAATCCAATCTTGGAGCAGCTTTTTACCGCTCGCAAAGGTCAGGGAGCCTTTCTCAATGGCGCTCCCATTCACGTATCGAACGAAAAAG ATTTGCGTAAAGCACTAGTGATGATAGAAATGGGAACTAGTAGAGATccagaaaaaacgaaaatagtTCTGCAAAATCTAGAACTTCTTGCACCACGTGTTCATGG GATACGAACGCTTGGTTCGGCGGCTCTTAATTTGTCCATGGTGGCTCTTGGTGGGGTTGACGTTTCTTTTGAATTCGGTATACATGCCTGGGATATTGCAGCCGGAGATCTCATTGTTCGAGAAGCCGGTGGGGTGACGATAGATCCAGCTG GAGGTCCGTTTGATGTGCTGAGCAGAAGAGTACTGTGCGCATCGTCAATGGAATTAGCCCAACAAGTTTCCAAAACAATAGTCCAATATTATCCAGAgcgagattaa
- the LOC139106998 gene encoding protein-L-isoaspartate(D-aspartate) O-methyltransferase isoform X1 yields the protein MALQRHYEPRDGDEAERGRLFADAGILASDRAEAAMLAVDRAKYCHEPDPYLDRPRRIGYNVTISAPHMHAYALSILSDQLADGAKALDVGSGSGYLSACMAHMVESRGRVIGIEHIPELIEISTRNVREDNPHFLKEDRIKFVVGDGRLGHAAEGPYNAIHVGAAADTLPQTLIDQLAPGGRLICPVVAIEGFQRFQDLLQVDKNADGTITRKKLMQVSYVPLTDPSTQLRN from the exons ATGGCACTGCAACGGCACTACGAACCAAGAGATGGTGACGAAGCTGAAAG GGGTAGATTATTCGCAGATGCTGGCATACTGGCGTCGGACAGGGCAGAAGCCGCCATGCTCGCCGTTGACAGAGCCAAGTACTGCCACGAGCCGGACCCTTATCTCGATCGTCCTCGCAGAATCGGCTACAATGTGACCATCAGCGCTCCGCACATG CATGCATACGCGTTGTCCATCCTTTCTGATCAACTCGCCGACGGCGCCAAGGCACTTGACGTTGGCTCAGGCTCGGGCTACCTGTCCGCCTGCATGGCACACATGGTGGAGTCCCGCGGGCGCGTGATAGGCATCGAGCACATTCCCGAGCTCATAGAGATCTCCACTAGAAACGTACGCGAGGACAATCCGCACTTCCTCAAAGAGGACCGCATCAAGTTTGTGG TGGGAGACGGCAGATTGGGACACGCTGCTGAGGGCCCTTACAACGCTATACACGTTGGGGCAGCGGCCGACACTTTACCGCAGACG TTGATAGACCAACTGGCTCCTGGGGGTCGACTGATCTGCCCGGTCGTTGCCATAGAAGGTTTCCAAAGGTTCCAAGATCTGCTGCAGGTGGACAAGAATGCAGACGGCACGATTACGAGGAAGAAACTGATGCAAGTCTCTTACGTTCCTCTCACGGATCCTAGCACTCAATTACGTAATTAG
- the Accoas gene encoding acetyl-coenzyme A synthetase, protein MAEKLYYPNSELARMAHCSSMEQYKRMHERSIKEPAQFWGEIAKQFYWETPATEDKFFSYNFDLSKGDIFIRWMEGASTNISFNLLDKNVKSGNGDKIAFYWEGNDPEDYSRLTYRKLLEETCRFANVLKSKGVSTGDKVVIYMPMILELPIAMLACTRIGAIHSVVFAGYSSDSLAERILDSKAKVLITTDGVWRGEKLLLLKNICDEAVNKVKKHGHQLESCIVVAHLRRLNNPQGNPKTKGVNGTSNGTLMEMPNISWDDDRDAWWHDEMEDAEPSCYPVWMAAEDPLFILYTSGSTGKPKGVLHTTAGYLIYAATTFKYVFDYHPGDVYWCTADCGWITGHTYVVYGPLANGATSVIFEGTPFYPDNDRYWSIVDKYKVTQFYTAPTAIRSLMKFGDDLVKKHDLSTLKVLGSVGEPINTEAWLWFYNLVGHSKCSIADTFWQTETGGHVITPLPGATPMKPGSATFPFFGVLPELLDEDGHVIEGEGEGYLVFRRPWPGMMRTLYGNHQRFQNTYFDRFNGFYCTGDGARRDADGYLWVTGRIDDMLNVSGHLMSTAEVESVLAEHSSVTEAAVVSKSHPVKGQCLYCFITPTAGMEFDEKLQVELKKKVRERIGPFAQPDVIQHAPALPKTRSGKIMRRMLRKIAAGDRNIGDTSTLADESVIQLLFELRPCV, encoded by the exons GTCTATAAAAGAGCCGGCGCAGTTCTGGGGTGAAATCGCCAAGCAATTTTACTGGGAAACTCCGGCGACCGAGGACAAGTTTTTCTCATATAACTTCGATCTAAGCAAGGGTGACATTTTTATAAGATGGATGGAGGGAGCGTCGACAAATATCAGCTTCAATCTACTCGACAAGAACGTCAAGAGCGGAAACGGCGATAAAATAGCGTTTTACTG GGAAGGAAACGATCCAGAAGATTATTCGCGACTGACCTATAGAAAACTGCTCGAGGAAACGTGCAGATTTGCGAATGTTCTCAAGTCAAAAGGTGTTTCTACTGGGGACAAAGTGGTAATTTACATGCCGATGATCTTGGAGCTACCGATTGCCATGCTAGCTTGTACAAGAATAGGAGCCATTCACAGCGTAGTG TTCGCAGGATATTCATCTGACTCATTGGCGGAACGTATCCTCGACTCCAAGGCCAAAGTTCTGATCACTACGGATGGCGTGTGGAGAGGCGAGAAATTACTtctgttgaaaaatatttgcgacgAGGCTGTGAATAAAGTCAAGAAGCATGGCCATCAACTAGAAAGCTGTATCGTCGTTGCGCATCTGAGGAGACTCAACAATCCTCAGGGAAATCCTAAGACAAAAGGTGTGAACGGCACTAGCAACGGTACGCTCATGGAAATGCCTAATATTTCATGGGACGATGATCGAGATGCTTGGTGGCATGACGAGATGGAGGATGCGGAACCGAGCTGTTATCCAGTTTGGATGGCCGCCGAGGACCcactttttattctttatacaaG CGGTTCTACTGGAAAACCGAAGGGTGTCCTCCATACTACTGCAGGATATTTGATTTATGCCGCGACAACctttaaatatgttttcgaCTATCATCCAGGCGATGTTTATTGGTGTACCGCCGATTGTGGCTGGATTACAGGACACACTTACGTCGTTTATGGTCCGTTGGCGAATGGTGCAACATCCGTTATA TTTGAGGGTACACCCTTCTATCCGGATAATGATCGATACTGGTCTATCGTCGACAAATACAAGGTCACACAATTTTATACAGCACCAACCGCTATAAGATCATTAATGAAATTTGGCGATGATCTTGTGAAGAAGCACGACTTATCCACACTCAAG GTCCTCGGTTCGGTCGGCGAGCCAATCAATACCGAAGCTTGGCTCTGGTTTTATAATCTTGTTGGTCATAGCAAATGCAGTATAGCAGACACTTTCTGGCAAACAGAAACTGGTGGCCATGTAATTACACCATTGCCCGGTGCTACACCTATGAAGCCAGGCTCCGCG ACATTTCCTTTCTTTGGGGTTTTGCCGGAGCTCCTTGACGAAGATGGTCACGTAATTGAAGGCGAAGGAGAGGGATATCTTGTCTTCCGTCGTCCGTGGCCGGGTATGATGCGGACCCTCTACGGGAATCATCAACGTTTCCAAAATACGTATTTTGATCGATTCAATGGATTTTACTGTACGGGAGATG GAGCGAGACGTGATGCGGATGGTTATCTGTGGGTGACAGGTCGTATTGACGATATGTTAAACGTTTCTGGTCATTTAATGTCAACAGCTGAAGTTGAAAGTGTGTTGGCGGAACATTCCTCGGTAACTGAAGCTGCAGTGGTCAGCAAATCGCATCCTGTTAAAGGTCAATGTTTATATTGTTTCATTACTCCGACCGCGGGAATGGAATTTGATGAAAAGTTGCAAGTCGAGCTTAAAAAGAAAG TACGTGAAAGGATTGGTCCATTTGCTCAACCGGATGTTATCCAACATGCTCCGGCTCTGCCGAAAACAAGGTCTGGGAAGATTATGAGACGTATGCTGAGAAAAATTGCAGCAGGCGACAGGAATATTGGAGATACATCAACCCTGGCCGATGAAAGTGTTATTCaacttttatttgaattaagGCCATGCGTTTAA
- the Prp4k gene encoding serine/threonine-protein kinase PRP4 homolog codes for MGTSDMEDPESKRESVGLDSDVDGVIDQRKKKKRKHKHHKHKKEKLIEREDERLDKQERRKHKKHKRLKKERSIENGTMDEKLVSNVHKEIGMNGKTKSSVLEVVSTEESDDEKLVDLDSDEVDCTIIEDDIDLEELMKQKERLQACLVQYLSDESEKGEDKELQGEEEEEEEEEIKTADTPDVILVEDDSDVDNVPPKKRGRSKSHSKERKKVIKTERRVIVDMTRDRKIREPHKDKRRDFDRKRDEKVRLREEGKREEPRRDDRSLRKPNDRQKEDARRDESYRKVDDDQQRRKDLAKRDETRKRESDRREENRKREQPTRHSSKTRNNDIKCSDNKSRDRLGSRERQDSRDRHISHDRRSRDRLSSREPRRHASRDRRDSKSKDRHGNRDRYDSRDRRDIRYHDHRMEDRSRSTARRSRTPTRIRLERERNDRYKRSRSPSRSHRDRDKQQVRDHIKDRDKDRERNSKRERSDKYKDSLSEGLKIEYSDSSSEENIKDIDIEEEEDEEAIIERRRKQREELLKRLSGPNEDSNMSADINVVGSPESQSNISQKSIEIPSNNNESVSESHTPPLPTEKLDSPPPVKKRKSRFDDTSLNESDKVENNKVSERLKQEEKQTSKKSNEWDMFAEADNIGDFNSPTVEGKRQGGPDNPSLTDNWDDAEGYYRVRVGETLDARYVVYGYTGQGVFSNVVRARDSARGNLDVAVKIIRNNEIMHRTGLKELEILRKLNDADPEDRFHCLRLFRHFFHKNHLCMVFEPLAMNLREVLKKYGKDVGLHVKAVRSYTQQLFLALKLLKRANILHADIKPDNILVSESKLVLKLCDFGSASHAHENEITPYLVSRFYRAPEIILGIPYDFGIDMWSVGCTIYELYTGKIMFSGKTNNQMLKYFMDLKGKMPNKLIRKGSFKDQHFDSNCNFLYHEVDKVTEREKVVVMSTLPATRDLSAELGGNSLPPEQNRKVGQLKDLLERTLMLDAGKRITVNHALAHPFIQEKI; via the exons ATGGG tacgtCGGATATGGAAGATCCCGAAAGTAAAAGGGAATCCGTAGGATTAGATTCTGATGTAGATGGGGTAATTgatcaaagaaagaaaaaaaagagaaaacataAGCATCATAAGCAtaagaaggaaaaattaattgaacgaGAAGATGAGCGATTAGACAAGCAAGAGAG acGGAAACATAAAAAACACAAGAGactaaaaaaagagagaagtaTAGAAAACGGTACTATGGATGAGAAATTAGTCTCGAATGTACATAAAGAGATTGGTATGAatggaaaaacaaaatcttCTGTATTAGAAGTTGTTTCTACAGAAGAAAGTGACGACGAAAAGTTGGTTGATCTTGATTCTGATGAAGTAGATTGTACAATCATAGAAGATGATATTGATCTAGAAgaattaatgaaacaaaag GAACGATTGCAAGCATGTTTAGTACAATATCTCTCGGATGAATCTGAAAAAGGAGAAGATAAGGAGTTacaaggagaagaagaagaggaagaggaggaagaaatTAAGACAGCAGATACCCCAGATGTGATACTTGTGGAAGATGACAGTGACGTTGATAATGTACCACCAAAGAAACGAGGTAGAAGCAAATCGCACAGTAAAGAACGTAAGAAAGTGATAAAAACTGAAAGACGTGTTATAGTTGATATGACTAGAGACAGAAAAATTCGTGAACCACACAAAGATAAAAGAAGAGATTTTGATAGGAAAAGAGACGAAAAAGTTCGCCTTAGagaagaagggaaaagagaagaaCCTCGAAGAGACGACAGATCTTTACGAAAACCTAACGATAGGCAGAAAGAAGATGCAAGAAGAGATGAGTCCTATAGAAAAGTAGATGATGATCAACAGAGACGTAAAGATTTAGCAAAGAGAGATGAAACACGGAAAAGAGAATCAGACAGACG AGAGGAAAATCGAAAACGAGAACAACCCACTCGTCATAGTTCAAAAACTCGCAACAACGATATAAAATGTTCGGATAATAAAAGTCGCGACAGGTTGGGAAGTCGCGAACGTCAAGACAGCCGAGATCGTCATATCAGTCATGATCGACGCAGTCGTGATAGATTATCCAGCAGAGAACCTCGCCGTCATGCTAGTCGGGATAGAAGGGATAGTAAAAGCAAAGACCGGCATGGAAATAGAGATCGATATGATAGCCGTGATCGACGAGATATTCGGTATCATGATCACCGGATGGAAGATCGGTCTCGCAGTACCGCGAGAAGATCACGCACTCCTACTCGAATCAGATTagaaagagaacgaaacgATCGGTATAAAAGATCTAGATCTCCTTCTCGAAGTCATAGAGATCGAGACAAGCAACAGGTCAGAGATCATATTAAAGATCGCGAtaaagatagagaaagaaatagcAAGCGAGAACGCAGCGATAAGTATAAGGATTCATTGTCAGAAGGTCTCAAAATAGAATATTCAGATAGCTCGAGCGAAGAAAATATCAAAGATATCGAtatcgaagaagaagaagatgaagaagCCATTATagaacgacgacgaaaacAAAGGGAAGAATTGCTCAAA agaCTGAGTGGACCAAATGAAGATTCAAATATGTCTGCCGACATTAATGTTGTTGGTTCTCCAGAAAGCCAATCTAATATATCACAAAAATCTATAGAGATACCATCCAATAACAATGAATCCGTTTCGGAAAGCCATACTCCACCACTGCCCACAGAGAAACTAGACTCTCCACCCCCagttaaaaagagaaagtcCAGATTCGATGATACGTCATTAAATGAATCTGATAAAGTTGAAAATAACAAGGTATCTGAAAGGTTGaaacaagaagaaaaacaaaCTTCAAAAAAATCCAATGAATGGGACATGTTTGCAGAAGCAGATAATATTGGAGATTTTAAT aGTCCTACGGTTGAAGGAAAACGTCAAGGAGGACCTGACAATCCTAGTTTAACAGATAATTGGGATGATGCTGAAGGATATTATCG agtGCGCGTTGGAGAAACGCTAGACGCACGATATGTAGTTTACGGATATACGGGACAAGGAGTATTTAGTAACGTAGTAAGAGCGAGAGACAGCGCTAGAGGAAATTTGGATGTagctgtaaaaattataagaaataatgaaataat GCATAGAACTGGTTTAAAGGAATTAGAAATTCTTCGAAAATTGAACGATGCTGATCCGGAGGATAGATTTCACTGTTTACGTCTATTCAGGCATTTCTTTCACAAAAATCATTTGTGTATGGTTTTTGAACCTTTAGCCATGAATTTAAGAGAA gttttaaagaaatatggcAAAGACGTTGGCTTACACGTTAAAGCGGTAAGATCGTATACGCAACAACTTTTTCTAGCACTAAAGTTATTAAAACGTGCGAATATTCTGCATGCTGACATCAAACCGGATAATATTCTAGTCAGTGAAAGCAAATTAGTGCTGAAACTCTGTGATTTTGGTTCTGCATCGCACGCCCACGAAAACGAAATCACACCATATTTAGTTTCGAGATTTTATCGTGCGCCTGAAATta TTCTTGGTATACCATATGATTTTGGTATTGATATGTGGTCCGTGGGATGTACTATATATGAACTGTATACgggaaaaataatgttttctGGAAAGACAAACAATCAAATGTTGAAGTATTTTATGGATCTAAAGGGCAAAATGCCGAACAAACTAATTAGAAAAGGATCGTTCAAGGATCAGCATTTTGACAGCAACTGCAATTTTCTCTATCATGAGGTTGACAAAGTTACTGAACGG GAAAAAGTCGTTGTAATGTCAACGTTACCAGCGACTCGTGATCTCAGCGCAGAACTTGGTGGAAATTCTTTGCCACCAGAACAAAATCGTAAAGTCGGACAACTCAAGGATTTATTGGAACGAACATTGATGTTGGACGCAGGAAAGAGAATCACTGTGAATCATGCTCTGGCGCATCCCTTTATACAAGAAAAGATATAG
- the LOC139106999 gene encoding protein-L-isoaspartate(D-aspartate) O-methyltransferase, translating to MTYAMRYRGKNNQELVQYLRRSRVIKSDNVFDVMSSVDRGKYTHPNHAYIDAPQGIGYGVTISAPHMHAYALELLEEKLRNGTRALDVGSGSGYLTACMALMMGSNGIAVGIDHIPELRAMAEENILHDHAELLSDGRVELVVGDGRLGYPSRGPYNAIHVGAAAKEMPQPLIDQLAPGGRLIVPMGPENSDQTLVQIDKTLDGKIKQRPLISVVFVPLTDKDRQYRRS from the exons ATGACCTACGCCATGCGTTACCGTGGCAAAAACAACCAGGAGCTTGTGCAGTACCTACGGC GGTCCAGGGTAATCAAGTCTGACAATGTGTTTGATGTAATGAGTTCTGTGGACAGGGGAAAATATACTCATCCCAACCATGCTTACATAGACGCACCGCAGGGAATCGGTTACGGTGTCACTATCAGTGCACCCCACATG CACGCATATGCCCTGGAATTGCTTGAAGAAAAGCTGCGTAATGGCACAAGGGCACTGGACGTCGGCTCTGGATCCGGATACTTGACAGCATGCATGGCTCTTATGATGGGATCGAACGGGATAGCCGTTGGAATCGATCATATTCCAGAACTAAGAGCGATGGCTGAAGAAAACATTCTACATGACCACGCAGAACTTCTGAGCGACGGACGTGTAGAATTAGTCG TTGGTGATGGAAGGCTAGGATATCCCAGTCGAGGACCATATAATGCTATTCACGTTGGAGCAGCTGCTAAAGAAATGCCACAACCG TTGATAGATCAGTTGGCTCCTGGTGGGCGTTTAATAGTACCGATGGGTCCAGAGAATTCAGATCAAACTTTAGTACAAATCGACAAGACTTTAGATGGTAAAATCAAGCAACGACCTCTGATAAGTGTGGTATTTGTTCCTCTTACTGACAAAGATCGACAGTATCGTCGATCATGA
- the Ent1 gene encoding equilibrative nucleoside transporter 3 encodes MSYFINQKPLLGSASDSEIEDDLETEVDDSSVIIPDKKPFLKPCEPHDKYNIAYIVFYLLGMNTLIPWTFFVTADDYWMYKFRDIHNNTTNLSHTYAELFEQKTDLQASFTSYLNIASSLPNTLFLIINAFISNRVSLTARMVSSQCIILVLFILTTIFVKIETDEWQITFLIITLVTSAVVNAASAIFGGSLMGIAGKFSPKYITAMSSGQAIGGIFAALTEICSLWIGASPILSGLVYFIIGDIVLLLSLIAYILLERVPIFKYHMLESVPELVESDYSINGEVSFSTSNLSLSYTRILKRIWHYGVSLFIVFFITVALYPAVTVLVESEHKGKGNAWNDIYFVPVVTYLIFSISDYAGRILSGVLQWPKNRPWLVMFMSVSRSIFIPALMFCNAQPRHHLPVYISNDLHYILITVMFGVTNGYLYNLTFILAPTVVDSQEKEVASAMMGAFLGIGLAIGAPLSLYMVKAL; translated from the exons ATGTCTTACTTCATCAATCAAAAACCCTTGCTGGGCAGTGCATCTGATAGTGAAATTGAAGATGATCTGGAGACTGAGGTGGATGATTCCAGTGTAATAATTCCTGATAAAAAACCATTTTTGAAACCATGTGAACCACATGACAA atataataTTGCATACATTGTGTTTTACTTACTTGGGATGAATACATTAATTCCATGGACTTTTTTTGTCACTGCAGATGAT tattgGATGTACAAATTTAGAGACATTCACAATAATACGACAAATCTCAGTCATACATATGCAGAACTATTTGAACAAAAGACAGATCTCCAAGCCAGCTTTacttcttatttaaatatagcTAGTTCGCTGCCAAATACtctgtttttaataataaacgcgTTTATTAGTAACAG AGTGTCTCTAACTGCAAGAATGGTGAGCTCCCAATGTATAATATTAGTGCTTTTTATTTTGACGACTATATTTGTGAAAATAGAGACTGACGAAT GGCAAATTACATTCCTGATAATTACATTGGTGACAAGTGCCGTTGTAAATg CTGCGAGCGCAATATTTGGAGGGAGTTTAATGGGCATTGCGGGCAAGTTTTCTCCAAAATACATAACTGCAATGTCCAGTGGACAAGCTATTGGCGGAATATTCGCAGCCTTAACAGAAATATGCTCTTTGTGGATTGGTGCCAGTCCTATACTTTCTGGCTTAGTATACTTTATTATTGGCGATATAGTGCTACTGTTGTCACTAATCGCCTACATCCTTTTGGAGAGAGTG cCAATATTCAAGTATCACATGTTAGAAAGTGTACCTGAACTTGTGGAATCCGATTATTCCATAAATGGGGAGGTCAGCTTCTCAACTTCAAATCTAAGTCTTTCCTACACACGAATTTTAAAGAGGATCTGGCACTACGGTGTCAGTTTATTCATAGTATTTTTCATAACGGTAGCGTTATATCCGGCAGTTACTGTACTGGTGGAGAGCGAACACAAAGGCAAAGGAAATGCGTGGAATG ATATATACTTCGTACCTGTTGTTACATACCTGATCTTCAGTATAAGCGATTATGCAGGACGAATATTATCCGGTGTTCTTCAATGG CCAAAAAACAGACCATGGCTCGTAATGTTTATGAGCGTTTCGAGAAGCATTTTTATACCTGCGCTTATGTTCTGCAATGCTCAACCGAGGCATCATTTGCCTGTTTACATTAGTAATgatttacattatatattgaTAACTGTTATGTTCGGTGTAACTAATGGCTATCTctataatttaacatttattctcGCACCAAc agTCGTTGATAGTCAAGAAAAAGAAGTTGCATCTGCAATGATGGGTGCCTTCTTGGGTATAGGATTAGCAATTGGTGCCCCACTCAGTTTATACATGGTAAAAGCTCTTTAA
- the LOC139106998 gene encoding protein-L-isoaspartate(D-aspartate) O-methyltransferase isoform X3, whose amino-acid sequence MAWHCNGTTNQEMVTKLKDAGILASDRAEAAMLAVDRAKYCHEPDPYLDRPRRIGYNVTISAPHMHAYALSILSDQLADGAKALDVGSGSGYLSACMAHMVESRGRVIGIEHIPELIEISTRNVREDNPHFLKEDRIKFVVGDGRLGHAAEGPYNAIHVGAAADTLPQTLIDQLAPGGRLICPVVAIEGFQRFQDLLQVDKNADGTITRKKLMQVSYVPLTDPSTQLRN is encoded by the exons ATGGCATGGCACTGCAACGGCACTACGAACCAAGAGATGGTGACGAAGCTGAAAG ATGCTGGCATACTGGCGTCGGACAGGGCAGAAGCCGCCATGCTCGCCGTTGACAGAGCCAAGTACTGCCACGAGCCGGACCCTTATCTCGATCGTCCTCGCAGAATCGGCTACAATGTGACCATCAGCGCTCCGCACATG CATGCATACGCGTTGTCCATCCTTTCTGATCAACTCGCCGACGGCGCCAAGGCACTTGACGTTGGCTCAGGCTCGGGCTACCTGTCCGCCTGCATGGCACACATGGTGGAGTCCCGCGGGCGCGTGATAGGCATCGAGCACATTCCCGAGCTCATAGAGATCTCCACTAGAAACGTACGCGAGGACAATCCGCACTTCCTCAAAGAGGACCGCATCAAGTTTGTGG TGGGAGACGGCAGATTGGGACACGCTGCTGAGGGCCCTTACAACGCTATACACGTTGGGGCAGCGGCCGACACTTTACCGCAGACG TTGATAGACCAACTGGCTCCTGGGGGTCGACTGATCTGCCCGGTCGTTGCCATAGAAGGTTTCCAAAGGTTCCAAGATCTGCTGCAGGTGGACAAGAATGCAGACGGCACGATTACGAGGAAGAAACTGATGCAAGTCTCTTACGTTCCTCTCACGGATCCTAGCACTCAATTACGTAATTAG
- the LOC139106998 gene encoding protein-L-isoaspartate(D-aspartate) O-methyltransferase isoform X2: MALQRHYEPRDGDEAERLFADAGILASDRAEAAMLAVDRAKYCHEPDPYLDRPRRIGYNVTISAPHMHAYALSILSDQLADGAKALDVGSGSGYLSACMAHMVESRGRVIGIEHIPELIEISTRNVREDNPHFLKEDRIKFVVGDGRLGHAAEGPYNAIHVGAAADTLPQTLIDQLAPGGRLICPVVAIEGFQRFQDLLQVDKNADGTITRKKLMQVSYVPLTDPSTQLRN; this comes from the exons ATGGCACTGCAACGGCACTACGAACCAAGAGATGGTGACGAAGCTGAAAG ATTATTCGCAGATGCTGGCATACTGGCGTCGGACAGGGCAGAAGCCGCCATGCTCGCCGTTGACAGAGCCAAGTACTGCCACGAGCCGGACCCTTATCTCGATCGTCCTCGCAGAATCGGCTACAATGTGACCATCAGCGCTCCGCACATG CATGCATACGCGTTGTCCATCCTTTCTGATCAACTCGCCGACGGCGCCAAGGCACTTGACGTTGGCTCAGGCTCGGGCTACCTGTCCGCCTGCATGGCACACATGGTGGAGTCCCGCGGGCGCGTGATAGGCATCGAGCACATTCCCGAGCTCATAGAGATCTCCACTAGAAACGTACGCGAGGACAATCCGCACTTCCTCAAAGAGGACCGCATCAAGTTTGTGG TGGGAGACGGCAGATTGGGACACGCTGCTGAGGGCCCTTACAACGCTATACACGTTGGGGCAGCGGCCGACACTTTACCGCAGACG TTGATAGACCAACTGGCTCCTGGGGGTCGACTGATCTGCCCGGTCGTTGCCATAGAAGGTTTCCAAAGGTTCCAAGATCTGCTGCAGGTGGACAAGAATGCAGACGGCACGATTACGAGGAAGAAACTGATGCAAGTCTCTTACGTTCCTCTCACGGATCCTAGCACTCAATTACGTAATTAG